Proteins encoded within one genomic window of Brachybacterium sp. P6-10-X1:
- a CDS encoding carbohydrate ABC transporter permease produces the protein MNARRPLLGWLLIAPSLIGVSAFLILPVLLAFIVSLFHWDLLGTRDFIGLDNYASLLADGALANSLLVTALFTLISVPVSLALGLALASQLVRAVPGSAVVRVIVVVPWVCAPLALGVVWTWIFQPSVGALNQILGVRIEWLTDPSLALPAVAFVAIWQNVGYISLFFQAGLSRIPGSIYEAARLDGAGPWRSMWHMTIPLLRPTTFFLAVTQVVASFQVFDMVYALTGGGPQHRTEVIASLIYQEAFTSSSLGRASAVAVILFVLLVIITLIQQRYFARRITYDMS, from the coding sequence ATGAACGCCCGTCGGCCCCTGCTGGGTTGGCTGCTGATCGCCCCCAGCCTGATCGGGGTCAGCGCGTTCCTGATCCTGCCCGTGCTGCTGGCCTTCATCGTCTCCCTGTTCCACTGGGACCTGCTGGGCACGCGCGACTTCATCGGGCTGGACAACTACGCCTCGCTGCTGGCCGACGGGGCGCTGGCGAACTCCCTGCTGGTGACGGCTCTGTTCACCCTGATCTCGGTGCCCGTCTCCCTCGCGCTGGGCCTGGCGCTGGCCTCCCAGCTGGTCCGCGCGGTCCCGGGGTCGGCGGTGGTGCGGGTGATCGTGGTGGTCCCCTGGGTGTGCGCCCCGCTCGCGCTCGGCGTGGTGTGGACGTGGATCTTCCAGCCGTCGGTCGGAGCGCTGAACCAGATCCTCGGGGTGCGGATCGAATGGCTGACCGACCCGTCCCTGGCCCTGCCCGCGGTGGCCTTCGTGGCGATCTGGCAGAACGTCGGCTACATCTCGCTGTTCTTCCAGGCCGGACTCTCCCGCATCCCCGGATCGATCTACGAGGCCGCGCGGCTGGACGGAGCAGGGCCCTGGCGCTCGATGTGGCACATGACGATCCCGCTGCTGCGGCCGACGACGTTCTTCCTGGCCGTCACCCAGGTGGTGGCGAGCTTCCAGGTGTTCGACATGGTCTACGCCCTCACCGGTGGCGGTCCGCAGCACCGCACCGAGGTCATCGCCTCCCTGATCTACCAGGAGGCCTTCACCTCCTCGAGCCTGGGGCGCGCGAGCGCCGTCGCCGTGATCCTGTTCGTGCTGCTGGTGATCATCACGCTGATCCAGCAGCGCTACTTCGCCCGCCGCATCACCTACGACATGAGCTGA